From the genome of Longimicrobium sp.:
GAGATCTTTCGGCAGCCGGAGCTCGCCGCGACGCTTCGCAAGCTGGTGGAGGCGGAGCAGACGGCGCTGCGGCAGGGGCGCAATCGTAAGGAGGCGATCCTGGCTGCCTACGACCGCTTCTACCGCGGCGACATCGCGCGCGAGCTGGTGCGCGGCGTTCAGGAGGAGGGCGGGCTGATCACGCTGCAGGACCTCGACCGCTGGCGGGTGCGCATCGAGGAGCCGGTCTCCACCGACTACAAGGGGATCCAGGTCTACAAGCTGACCACCTGGACGCAGGGCCCGGCGATGCTCCAGGCGCTCAACATCCTGGAGAACTTCGACCTCAAGGCGATGGGGTACAACTCGCCGCGCTACATCCACACGCTGTACCAGGCGATGAGCCTCGCCTTCGCGGACCGCGACTTCTACTACGGCGACCCGGCGTTTCCGCCCGAGGAGCCGCTCGAGGGGCTGCTTTCCAAGGAGTACGCGCGCCAGCGGAGCCGCCTCTTCAACCCCGAGCGCAATGACCCGCGGATCGGCCCCGGCGACCCGTATCCGTTCCAGAACGGGCGCAACCCGTTCGCGCGCGAGCTGCGCGAGTGGGGCACGCGCCGCCCCACGGGGGACAGCGTCTCCGCCCCGCCGCGCGCGTCGCTCCCCTTCGAGGAGAGCTTCTATCTGGGCACCACCTCCATACAGACCACGGACGAGGAGGGGTGGGTGGTGTCGGTGACGCCGAGCGGCGGGTGGGTGCCGGCGGTGATCGCGGGACAGACGGGCGTGGGCCTCAGCCAGCGGATGCAGAGCTTCGTGCTGAATCCCGCGGAGGGGCCGTTCAACGTGCTGCGCCCCGGCCAGCAGCCACGCGTGACGCTCACCCCCACGCTGGCACTCAAGGACGGCAAGCCGTACCTCTCCTTCGCCGTGCAGGGTGGCGACAGCCAGGACCAGAACCTCCTGCAGTACTTCCTGAACGTGGTGGAGTGGGGGATGAACGCGCAGGAGGCGGCGGAGGCGCCGAACATCAACTCGTTCCAGCTTCGCGCATCGTTCGGCGGCCACGAGTCGCGCCCCGGCCGCATCCTCCTGGCCGAGAACACGCCGCCCGAGGTCCGCGCGCAGCTCCAGCGCATGGGCTACGAGCTCACTTTTGAAAAGATCACCTCCGGCCCCATCAACGGCATCTTCTTCGACCGCGCGCACGGCACGTTCTGGGGCGGCTCCAGCATCCACGGCGAGGATTACGGAATCGCGTGGTAAACTGCAGTGCGTGAGTGCGTGAGTGCGTGAGTGCGTGAGTGCGTGAGTGCGTGAGTGCGTAAGTGCGCTGCCCCAAACAAACTCCCCCTCCCCCCGGCAGTTTGGGGGGAGGGGGGTGCGTCGCGGAGCGACGCTGGGGGTGGGGCCCGTTACTGGTACTGGATGTACAGCGGCTCCGGCCAGAGCTGCAGGAGGTCCCGCGGAGAGGTCAGCGGGTCGCCCTTCTTGGTGTCGTTGTGGTAGAAGTTCTTCCACCCGGTGAACTGCGCCGGATGCGCCACCACGTAGTCGCGGTACGAGTCGTACTTCAGCCACGGCGCGCCCCACCCGTCCATGTGCAGCACGAGCTGCACCTCCGGGCGCAGGCGGACGTTCTCCA
Proteins encoded in this window:
- a CDS encoding gamma-glutamyltransferase; translation: MALAREIRRSAGALLLAALAAAPAGAQAGQRTAKPVLHGRHWVAITGKPLAATAGAAMFHKGGNAVDAACAMLAATSTMWDVLSWGGETQALIYNPHTGRVIGINALGVAPTGATPAFFRARNMAYPPEYGPLAAVTPGTPGGLLVMLAEYGKLSLAEVLAPAIQMADGYPIEAQTANSIERNKEQIRQWRYSRSVMLPHAGEAREAPRAGEIFRQPELAATLRKLVEAEQTALRQGRNRKEAILAAYDRFYRGDIARELVRGVQEEGGLITLQDLDRWRVRIEEPVSTDYKGIQVYKLTTWTQGPAMLQALNILENFDLKAMGYNSPRYIHTLYQAMSLAFADRDFYYGDPAFPPEEPLEGLLSKEYARQRSRLFNPERNDPRIGPGDPYPFQNGRNPFARELREWGTRRPTGDSVSAPPRASLPFEESFYLGTTSIQTTDEEGWVVSVTPSGGWVPAVIAGQTGVGLSQRMQSFVLNPAEGPFNVLRPGQQPRVTLTPTLALKDGKPYLSFAVQGGDSQDQNLLQYFLNVVEWGMNAQEAAEAPNINSFQLRASFGGHESRPGRILLAENTPPEVRAQLQRMGYELTFEKITSGPINGIFFDRAHGTFWGGSSIHGEDYGIAW